The following are encoded in a window of Streptomyces griseiscabiei genomic DNA:
- a CDS encoding 4-hydroxybenzoate 3-monooxygenase: MTTPTSAASPSGSSPDSSQAEHTPVVIVGAGPAGLTVGNILRAASVDCVVLETESREFVETRPRAGFLEEWAVRALERRGLADRIVERAPTHTEFEFRFAGERRRFPYTELTGHHHYVYPQPLLVTDLVREYADVRGGDIRFGVREVELHDIDGERPSVSYVDPVTGERRVLRCAFVAGCDGARGVTRTALPAEHSTVARHDHGVGWLALLAEAPPSSDCVVLGVHPRGFAGHMARSPEITRYYLEVPAGDDPANWPDDRVWAELHTRLAVPGARSLTEGPLVEKRVLDMHNYVTEPMTYGRLYLAGDAAHLVAPIAAKGMNLALHDALLLADALIACLGKGDDSGLRGYSEACLRRVWHYQEFSQWLAELLHGPSSGDPFRAGAATARLRRLLGSPVAASTFAELFIGKDTDH, translated from the coding sequence GTGACCACCCCCACCTCCGCCGCCTCCCCCTCGGGTTCCTCCCCGGACTCGTCCCAGGCCGAGCACACCCCCGTCGTCATCGTCGGCGCCGGCCCCGCCGGACTCACCGTCGGCAACATCCTGCGGGCCGCCTCCGTGGACTGTGTGGTGCTGGAGACGGAGAGCCGGGAGTTCGTCGAGACCAGGCCCCGCGCCGGGTTCCTGGAGGAGTGGGCGGTACGGGCGCTGGAGCGGCGCGGGCTGGCCGACCGGATCGTGGAACGGGCGCCGACGCACACGGAGTTCGAGTTCCGCTTCGCCGGGGAGCGGCGGCGGTTCCCGTACACCGAGCTGACCGGGCACCACCACTACGTGTACCCGCAGCCGCTGCTGGTGACGGATCTGGTCCGGGAGTACGCGGACGTCCGGGGCGGCGACATCCGCTTCGGGGTGCGCGAGGTGGAGCTGCACGACATCGACGGGGAGCGTCCGTCGGTGTCGTACGTGGACCCGGTGACCGGTGAACGGCGGGTGCTGCGCTGCGCGTTCGTCGCCGGGTGCGACGGCGCGCGGGGCGTCACCCGGACCGCGCTGCCCGCCGAGCACAGCACGGTCGCCCGGCACGACCACGGCGTCGGGTGGCTGGCGCTGCTCGCCGAGGCACCGCCGTCGTCCGACTGTGTCGTCCTCGGTGTGCATCCCCGGGGCTTCGCCGGGCACATGGCCCGCAGCCCCGAGATCACCCGCTACTACCTGGAGGTCCCGGCCGGCGACGACCCGGCGAACTGGCCGGACGACCGGGTCTGGGCCGAGCTGCACACCCGCCTCGCGGTGCCCGGCGCCCGGTCGCTCACCGAGGGCCCGCTCGTCGAGAAGCGGGTGCTCGACATGCACAACTACGTCACCGAGCCGATGACGTACGGCCGGCTGTACCTGGCCGGTGACGCGGCCCATCTCGTCGCGCCGATCGCCGCGAAGGGCATGAACCTGGCGCTGCACGACGCGCTGCTGCTCGCGGACGCCCTGATCGCGTGTCTCGGCAAGGGCGACGACAGCGGGCTGCGCGGCTACTCGGAGGCCTGTCTGCGCCGGGTCTGGCACTACCAGGAGTTCTCGCAGTGGCTGGCGGAGCTGCTGCACGGCCCGTCGTCGGGGGACCCGTTCCGCGCGGGCGCCGCCACCGCCAGGCTCCGCCGCCTCCTCGGCTCCCCGGTCGCCGCGTCGACGTTCGCGGAGCTGTTCATCGGCAAGGACACCGACCACTGA
- a CDS encoding pyridoxal-phosphate dependent enzyme, translating into MIGIGEIHAAAERIAAHVVRTPTVPSPGLSTLLGTPVTAKLELLQRTGSFKARGATAKLLSLTDAERAAGVVAVSGGNHGIALAHMAAALHIKATVVMATTAPRRAVDLVEAAGATLRLTDGMAEAFALTERLRSEGLTLVHPFDDPLVIAGQGTVGLEFAEDIAATGDSGAVTDVLVSIGGGGLVAGVAAAFKALLPDVRIWGVETVGATAMADALAAGGPVTVPLSSVVTTLSAPSVSRLTYDHVTALVEDVLVVPDAEAVRGVLDFAEHAKVWTEPAAGCLLPAARQVLARVGADARLGLVVCGGNATPADIAEWARGFGLD; encoded by the coding sequence TTGATCGGGATCGGTGAGATCCACGCCGCCGCCGAGCGGATCGCCGCCCACGTCGTACGGACCCCCACCGTGCCGAGCCCGGGACTGTCCACGCTCCTCGGCACCCCGGTGACCGCGAAGCTGGAACTGCTGCAGCGCACCGGCTCGTTCAAGGCGCGCGGCGCCACCGCGAAGCTGCTGTCGCTGACGGACGCCGAGCGGGCGGCCGGAGTCGTGGCCGTCAGCGGCGGCAACCACGGCATCGCGCTGGCGCACATGGCGGCGGCGCTGCACATCAAGGCGACGGTGGTGATGGCGACGACCGCCCCGCGCCGCGCCGTCGACCTCGTCGAGGCGGCCGGGGCCACGCTGCGCCTCACCGACGGGATGGCGGAGGCGTTCGCCCTCACCGAGCGGCTGCGGTCGGAAGGGCTCACCCTCGTCCACCCGTTCGACGACCCGCTGGTGATCGCCGGTCAGGGCACCGTCGGCCTGGAGTTCGCCGAGGACATCGCGGCCACGGGGGACTCCGGCGCGGTCACCGACGTCCTCGTCAGCATCGGTGGCGGTGGGCTCGTCGCCGGTGTGGCGGCGGCCTTCAAGGCCCTGCTCCCGGATGTGCGGATCTGGGGTGTGGAGACCGTCGGGGCCACGGCCATGGCCGACGCCCTCGCCGCGGGCGGCCCCGTGACGGTCCCGCTCTCCTCCGTCGTCACCACGCTCAGCGCCCCCTCCGTCTCCCGGCTCACCTACGACCATGTGACCGCGCTCGTCGAGGACGTCCTCGTGGTCCCCGACGCGGAGGCGGTGCGGGGCGTCCTCGACTTCGCCGAGCACGCCAAGGTGTGGACGGAACCGGCCGCCGGATGTCTGCTGCCCGCGGCCCGGCAGGTCCTCGCACGGGTCGGCGCGGACGCCCGGCTGGGCCTCGTGGTCTGCGGCGGCAACGCGACGCCGGCCGACATCGCGGAGTGGGCGCGGGGCTTCGGACTGGACTGA
- a CDS encoding UBP-type zinc finger domain-containing protein: protein MTLPAGIDPAAAPSGDGCVDCDAVGGWWFHLRRCAQCGHVGCCDSSPAQHATAHAGATGHPFVQSYEPGESWFWNYETSEMYESGPDLAPPLSHPEGQPAPGPAGRVPRNWTEALR from the coding sequence ATGACCCTGCCCGCCGGAATCGACCCCGCCGCGGCGCCGAGCGGTGACGGATGCGTGGACTGCGACGCGGTCGGCGGCTGGTGGTTCCACCTCCGGCGCTGCGCCCAGTGCGGTCACGTCGGCTGCTGCGACTCCTCCCCGGCCCAGCACGCCACGGCCCACGCGGGGGCCACCGGGCACCCCTTCGTGCAGAGCTACGAGCCGGGCGAGTCCTGGTTCTGGAACTACGAGACCTCCGAGATGTACGAGTCGGGGCCGGACCTCGCGCCGCCCCTCAGCCACCCCGAGGGCCAACCGGCCCCCGGCCCCGCGGGGCGCGTCCCGCGCAACTGGACCGAGGCCTTGCGCTGA
- a CDS encoding ATP-binding protein — protein MSGQPSPCDRAELGRLFLFEKLDPEQLDRLCHEGRVERFEPGPVYREGEPATCFFVLLEGTVVLSRQVGDDDVEVSRSSQVGVYAGAFQAYLGDQADQARYKGSMRVTVPSRFYVLPAASFARIMRDWFPMAVHLLEGLFFGSQNTQRTINQRERLLALGSLSAGLTHELNNPAAAAVRATSALRERVAGMRHKLGVIAAGPYKRAMLETLVDLQERTAEQVAKATPLSPLEASDREDELSDWLDDHGIAGGWQLAPNFVQAGLDTEWLDQVAAAVDEHTLEGAVRWLNYTVETELLMNEIEDSTSRITQLVDAAKQYSQLDRAPYQNADVHELLDSTLLMLSGKIGERIEVVKEYDRTLPRIPAYPGELNQVWTNLIDNAVAAINDTGGTGTLTVRTALDHRDQVLVEFRDTGPGIPEEIRGRIFDPFFTTKPVGQGTGLGLDISWRIVVNKHHGHIDVRSRPGETRFQVYLPLTAPAADLDLTLADDPDDRPDHTRDTPEEAS, from the coding sequence ATGAGCGGGCAGCCGTCGCCGTGCGACCGGGCGGAGCTGGGCCGGCTGTTCCTGTTCGAGAAGCTGGACCCCGAGCAGCTGGACCGGCTGTGCCACGAGGGCCGGGTGGAGCGGTTCGAGCCCGGCCCCGTCTACCGGGAGGGCGAGCCGGCCACCTGCTTCTTCGTGCTGCTGGAGGGCACGGTGGTGCTGTCGCGACAGGTCGGCGACGACGACGTGGAGGTCAGCCGCAGCTCCCAGGTCGGGGTGTACGCGGGCGCCTTCCAGGCGTATCTCGGCGACCAGGCGGACCAGGCCCGCTACAAGGGGTCGATGCGGGTCACCGTCCCGTCCCGCTTCTACGTGCTGCCCGCCGCCTCCTTCGCCCGGATCATGCGGGACTGGTTCCCCATGGCCGTCCATCTGCTGGAGGGCCTGTTCTTCGGCAGCCAGAACACCCAGCGGACCATCAACCAGCGTGAACGGCTGCTGGCGCTGGGCTCGTTGTCGGCCGGACTCACGCACGAGCTGAACAACCCGGCCGCGGCGGCGGTCCGGGCCACCTCGGCGCTGCGGGAGCGGGTGGCCGGGATGCGGCACAAGCTCGGGGTGATCGCCGCCGGGCCGTACAAGCGGGCCATGCTGGAGACGCTGGTCGACCTTCAGGAGCGGACCGCCGAGCAGGTCGCCAAGGCCACCCCGCTGAGTCCGCTGGAGGCCTCCGACCGGGAGGACGAGCTGAGCGACTGGCTCGACGACCACGGCATCGCGGGCGGCTGGCAGCTCGCGCCGAACTTCGTGCAGGCCGGCCTCGACACGGAGTGGCTGGACCAGGTCGCGGCGGCGGTGGACGAGCACACCCTCGAAGGCGCGGTGCGCTGGCTCAACTACACCGTCGAGACCGAGCTGTTGATGAACGAGATCGAGGACTCCACGAGCCGGATCACCCAGCTCGTGGACGCGGCGAAGCAGTACTCGCAGCTGGACCGCGCGCCCTACCAGAACGCCGACGTCCACGAACTCCTCGACTCCACCCTGCTGATGCTCTCCGGGAAGATCGGCGAACGGATCGAGGTGGTGAAGGAGTACGACCGCACACTGCCGCGCATCCCCGCCTACCCGGGTGAGCTGAACCAGGTGTGGACGAACCTGATCGACAACGCGGTCGCCGCGATCAACGACACGGGCGGCACGGGCACGTTGACGGTACGGACGGCCCTCGACCACCGCGACCAGGTGCTGGTGGAGTTCCGCGACACGGGCCCGGGCATCCCGGAGGAGATCCGAGGCCGGATCTTCGACCCGTTCTTCACCACCAAGCCGGTCGGGCAGGGCACCGGGCTGGGCCTCGACATCTCCTGGCGCATCGTCGTCAACAAGCACCACGGCCACATCGACGTCAGGTCCCGGCCGGGCGAGACCCGTTTCCAGGTGTACCTGCCGCTGACGGCACCGGCGGCCGACCTGGACCTCACCCTCGCCGACGACCCCGACGACCGCCCGGACCACACCCGCGACACGCCCGAGGAGGCCTCATGA
- a CDS encoding FAD-dependent oxidoreductase, which produces MTQAVGPARNVILTVDDDPGVSRAVARDLRRRYGESYRIVRAESGQAALEALRELKLRGDQVAVILADYRMPEMNGIEFLEQALDVYPGARRVLLTAYADTGAAIDAINVIDLDHYLLKPWDPPEEKLYPVLDDLLQAWRAADRTCAGTTKVVGHRWSARSSGVREFLARNQVPYRWFSSDEPEGRRLLAAAGADGERLPLVVTPDGTPLLAPEDPELAEKVGLATTPAQEFYDLVVIGGGPAGLGSAVYGASEGLRTLLVERSATGGQAGQSSRIENYLGFPDGVSGGQLTGRARRQATRFGAEILTAREVSGLEVNGAARTVRFSDGSAVAAHSVILATGVSYRQLAAPGCSDLTSRGVFYGSALTEAAGCQGHDVYIVGGANSAGQAAMYLARGAKSVTLLVRGDSLTASMSHYLIQQLAETSNVFVRPGTVVEAAHGTDHLEQLTLKDIASGREELVDAQWLFVFIGAEPRTDWLEGTVLRDERGFIVAGPDMTPDGSPPAGWELDRPPYHLETNVPGVFVAGDARSESAKRVASAVGEGAMAVMLVHRYLEQS; this is translated from the coding sequence ATGACTCAGGCGGTCGGTCCGGCGCGGAACGTGATCCTCACGGTGGATGACGATCCCGGGGTGTCCCGCGCGGTGGCACGGGACCTGCGGCGCAGGTACGGCGAGTCGTACCGGATCGTGCGGGCGGAGTCCGGTCAGGCCGCGCTGGAGGCCCTGCGGGAGCTGAAGCTGCGCGGCGACCAGGTGGCGGTGATCCTGGCCGACTACCGGATGCCGGAGATGAACGGCATCGAGTTCCTGGAACAGGCCCTGGACGTGTACCCGGGCGCCCGGCGTGTCCTGCTCACCGCGTACGCCGACACCGGCGCGGCGATCGACGCGATCAACGTCATCGACCTCGACCACTATCTGCTGAAGCCGTGGGACCCGCCGGAGGAGAAGCTCTACCCGGTCCTGGACGACCTGCTCCAGGCCTGGCGGGCCGCCGACCGCACCTGTGCGGGCACCACCAAGGTGGTCGGCCACCGCTGGTCGGCGCGTTCCTCGGGCGTACGGGAGTTCCTCGCCCGCAACCAGGTGCCGTACCGCTGGTTCTCCTCGGACGAGCCGGAGGGGCGGCGGCTGCTCGCGGCGGCCGGCGCGGACGGCGAGCGGCTGCCGCTGGTCGTCACCCCGGACGGCACACCGCTGCTCGCTCCGGAGGACCCGGAGCTGGCGGAGAAGGTGGGGCTGGCGACGACACCGGCCCAGGAGTTCTACGACCTGGTCGTCATCGGCGGTGGACCGGCCGGGCTCGGCTCGGCGGTGTACGGGGCCTCGGAAGGGCTGCGGACCCTGCTCGTGGAGCGGTCGGCGACGGGCGGTCAGGCCGGGCAGAGTTCACGGATCGAGAACTACCTCGGGTTCCCCGACGGCGTGTCCGGCGGTCAGCTCACCGGTAGGGCCCGCCGGCAGGCCACCCGGTTCGGCGCGGAGATCCTCACCGCGCGCGAGGTCAGCGGTCTGGAGGTGAACGGGGCGGCGCGGACCGTCCGGTTCTCCGACGGGTCGGCGGTCGCCGCGCACAGCGTGATCCTGGCGACCGGCGTGTCGTACCGGCAGCTCGCCGCGCCGGGCTGCTCGGACCTCACCAGCCGTGGGGTGTTCTACGGCTCCGCGCTGACCGAGGCGGCCGGCTGCCAGGGGCACGACGTGTACATCGTGGGCGGCGCCAACTCGGCCGGGCAGGCGGCGATGTACCTCGCCCGGGGTGCCAAGTCGGTCACCCTGCTGGTCCGCGGCGACTCGCTGACCGCGTCGATGTCGCACTACCTCATCCAGCAGCTCGCCGAGACGTCCAACGTCTTCGTGCGGCCCGGCACGGTCGTCGAGGCCGCGCACGGCACGGACCATCTGGAGCAGCTGACGCTCAAGGACATCGCGAGCGGACGTGAGGAACTCGTCGACGCGCAGTGGCTGTTCGTCTTCATCGGCGCCGAGCCGCGCACCGACTGGCTGGAGGGGACCGTGCTCCGCGACGAGCGCGGGTTCATCGTGGCCGGGCCCGACATGACCCCGGACGGGAGTCCGCCGGCGGGCTGGGAGCTGGACCGACCGCCGTACCACCTGGAGACCAATGTGCCCGGGGTGTTCGTCGCCGGGGACGCGCGGTCGGAGTCCGCGAAGCGGGTCGCGTCCGCGGTGGGAGAGGGAGCGATGGCCGTGATGCTGGTGCACCGATATCTGGAGCAGTCATGA
- a CDS encoding VOC family protein has product MALEWEQLLVEAADPVALGRWWAEALGWVVVDDSAEEYEIRPSPDRLPGLLFALHPEAKTAKNRLHLDFRPVDQDAEVTRLLALGARHADVGQTGDEPWVVLRDPEGNEFCVLAPRRS; this is encoded by the coding sequence ATGGCCTTGGAGTGGGAGCAGTTGCTGGTGGAGGCGGCCGACCCGGTGGCTCTGGGCCGCTGGTGGGCCGAGGCGCTCGGGTGGGTCGTGGTCGACGACTCCGCCGAGGAGTACGAGATCCGGCCCTCCCCGGACCGGCTGCCCGGTCTGCTGTTCGCGCTGCACCCGGAGGCGAAGACCGCCAAGAACCGGCTGCACCTCGACTTCCGGCCCGTCGACCAGGACGCGGAGGTCACCCGCCTCCTCGCCCTCGGCGCCCGGCACGCGGACGTCGGACAGACCGGTGACGAGCCCTGGGTGGTGCTCCGGGACCCGGAGGGCAACGAGTTCTGCGTCCTCGCCCCGCGCAGGAGCTGA
- a CDS encoding universal stress protein: MTTRPITAAVDGTTESLAALAWAGREAVRRGLALRVVHAWRWEPHEAVTVDRDGQERWAREALAEAVRGVSERHPELEVSTALVEGAPVDTLVGAAEHAETLVLGSRGHGAVVGFLLGSVGQQVIVGSPCPVVLVRAGDSPSGEAAGREIVVGQEGTPQDSADVLRFAFETAAARGATLRVVRAWALPPLYTYSPGSLKLLDEAGGLEPYETKALAAALAPWRERFPDVPVVQHVEMGSAGQVLLSVARNAQLMVVGRRARRTAVGARIGSVAHGVLHHAHSPVAVVPHT, translated from the coding sequence ATGACGACGCGCCCGATCACCGCCGCGGTGGACGGTACGACCGAGAGCCTGGCCGCGCTGGCCTGGGCCGGCCGGGAGGCCGTACGCCGGGGCCTGGCGCTGCGGGTGGTGCACGCCTGGCGGTGGGAGCCGCACGAGGCGGTCACCGTGGACCGGGACGGACAGGAGCGGTGGGCCCGGGAGGCGCTCGCCGAGGCCGTGCGGGGCGTCTCCGAGCGCCACCCGGAGCTGGAGGTCTCGACGGCACTGGTGGAGGGCGCGCCGGTCGACACCCTGGTCGGCGCCGCGGAACACGCCGAGACGCTGGTGCTCGGCTCGCGCGGACACGGCGCGGTGGTCGGCTTCCTGCTGGGCTCCGTCGGCCAGCAGGTGATCGTCGGATCGCCGTGCCCCGTGGTGCTCGTCCGGGCCGGGGACAGCCCCTCGGGGGAGGCCGCCGGACGCGAGATCGTCGTCGGTCAGGAGGGGACTCCGCAGGACAGCGCCGACGTCCTGCGGTTCGCCTTCGAGACGGCCGCCGCCCGGGGCGCGACCCTGCGCGTGGTCCGGGCGTGGGCGCTGCCGCCGCTGTACACGTACAGCCCCGGCTCGCTGAAGCTCCTCGACGAGGCCGGGGGCCTGGAGCCGTACGAGACGAAGGCGCTGGCCGCCGCGCTCGCGCCCTGGCGGGAGCGGTTCCCGGACGTGCCGGTCGTCCAGCACGTCGAGATGGGCAGCGCCGGGCAGGTGCTGCTGTCGGTGGCCCGCAACGCCCAGCTGATGGTGGTCGGGCGCCGCGCCCGCCGTACGGCCGTCGGCGCCCGGATCGGCTCGGTGGCCCACGGTGTGCTGCACCACGCGCACAGCCCGGTGGCGGTGGTCCCGCACACGTAG
- a CDS encoding DUF4032 domain-containing protein: MALQISATNPEHPALLLELPWHLPLEEWPEHHLVPLPRGISRHVVRYARAGDEVVAVKELAERPALREYELLRDLDRLGIPAVDALGVVTGRTDEAGEPLESVLITRHLGGSMPYRSMFETTMRPATMHRLMDALAVLLVRLHLAGFAWGDCSLSNTLFRRDAGAYAAYLVDAETGDLHPQLSGGQREYDLDLARVNISGELLDLEASGALHPSVDAIEFGNEICSRYHRLWEELTRRSVYPAGKYHYIERRIRRLNDLGFDVAEMQIEHSNNGDTVTFVPKVVDAGHHQRQLLRLTGLDTEENQARRLLNDLESWMATQDDYAPGDPLGARPEVLAHRWVREVFRPTVRAVPLELRGSVDPAEIYHQLLEHRWYLSERAQHDIGLDTAVKDYIDNVLPRTLAPLPPTVDDVTPM, translated from the coding sequence ATGGCACTGCAGATCAGCGCCACCAACCCCGAACACCCCGCGCTGCTGCTCGAACTGCCGTGGCATCTGCCGCTGGAGGAGTGGCCCGAGCACCACCTCGTGCCGCTCCCCCGCGGTATCTCCCGCCACGTCGTGCGCTACGCCCGCGCCGGTGACGAGGTCGTCGCCGTCAAGGAACTCGCCGAGCGGCCCGCCCTGCGCGAGTACGAGCTGCTGCGCGACCTCGACCGGCTCGGCATCCCCGCCGTGGACGCCCTCGGCGTGGTCACCGGCCGCACCGACGAGGCCGGCGAGCCGCTGGAGTCGGTACTGATCACCCGGCATCTGGGCGGCTCGATGCCGTACCGCTCGATGTTCGAGACGACGATGCGCCCGGCCACCATGCACCGGCTGATGGACGCCCTCGCCGTCCTGCTGGTGCGGCTGCACCTCGCCGGGTTCGCGTGGGGCGACTGCTCCCTGTCCAACACGCTGTTCCGGCGGGACGCGGGCGCGTACGCCGCGTATCTGGTGGACGCCGAGACCGGCGATCTGCATCCGCAACTGAGCGGCGGGCAGCGCGAGTACGACCTCGATCTCGCCCGGGTCAACATCAGCGGCGAGCTGCTGGACCTGGAGGCGTCCGGGGCGCTGCACCCGTCGGTGGACGCGATCGAGTTCGGCAACGAGATCTGCTCCCGCTACCACCGGCTGTGGGAGGAGCTGACGCGCAGATCGGTGTACCCGGCCGGGAAGTACCACTACATCGAGCGCCGGATCCGCCGGCTCAACGACCTCGGCTTCGATGTCGCCGAGATGCAGATCGAGCACTCGAACAACGGCGACACGGTGACCTTCGTGCCCAAGGTCGTCGACGCGGGCCACCATCAGCGGCAGCTGCTGCGGCTGACCGGTCTGGACACCGAGGAGAACCAGGCCCGGCGGCTGCTGAACGACCTGGAGAGCTGGATGGCCACCCAGGACGACTACGCCCCGGGCGACCCCCTCGGCGCCCGCCCCGAGGTGCTGGCCCACCGCTGGGTGCGGGAGGTGTTCCGGCCGACCGTACGGGCCGTCCCGCTCGAACTGCGGGGCTCGGTGGACCCGGCGGAGATCTACCACCAGCTCCTCGAACACCGCTGGTACCTGTCCGAGCGGGCCCAGCACGACATCGGCCTGGACACGGCGGTCAAGGACTACATCGACAACGTCCTGCCGAGGACGCTGGCGCCGCTGCCGCCGACGGTGGACGACGTCACCCCGATGTGA
- a CDS encoding AMP-dependent synthetase/ligase, with protein sequence MGNFGIAPPTGPAMTGGMADPLFETAHRAPALPQLARRDPDAPGTWTRVSAAETRDEVVDLAKGLIVSGIRPGNRVAVMARTRYEWTVLAHALWAVGAEIVPVYPTSSRDQIEWILRDAACVGVVVEDELGVMTVGSVCAKLPLLRHVWQLDAESLPQLVEMGRDVPDATVDSLRRIVMPDSTAVIAYTSGTTGRPRGCALSHRSLASPCDVLLAGWRQTAAAPGEQPAILAFLPFSHVYGLMIQGMCLRGGMLLAHEPELTEQALSDAMRSFRPTFLYGVPYVFEKIYKNFLRKAQQAGRGPLFERAVRTAQDHALAAERQRLGTGPGPAMDLRLQHAFYEKAVYRKLRAALGGRVGGGCSGGSPLNRELTLFYAGIGILIHDGYGLTETGGGITAQPVGREKFGTVGRPLPGTEIRVARDGEILVNGPSVFQGYVNDEAGTRAALQDGWLATGDIGRLDNEGYLSITGRKKEIIITSGGKGVAPAPLEEQLRTHPLIHQAVVVGDNRPCVGALITLDPEFLAHWRGSLSAPGELLGREAREENALRQEVLRAIAAANSTVSRSESIRVYRILSEPFDLANGLLTPSMKLRRDTIVQRYEAEIEAMYATSARAVRRAASEELTGWDDSDSDDVFRRMRH encoded by the coding sequence ATGGGCAACTTCGGTATTGCTCCACCGACGGGCCCGGCCATGACCGGAGGGATGGCCGATCCGCTGTTCGAGACGGCGCACCGGGCCCCCGCCCTGCCGCAGCTGGCCCGCCGCGATCCCGACGCGCCGGGGACCTGGACCCGGGTGAGCGCCGCCGAGACACGGGACGAAGTGGTCGATCTCGCCAAGGGGTTGATCGTGTCCGGGATCCGGCCGGGCAACCGCGTGGCCGTGATGGCGCGGACCCGGTACGAGTGGACGGTGCTGGCACACGCGCTGTGGGCGGTGGGCGCCGAGATCGTGCCGGTCTACCCGACGTCGTCGCGCGACCAGATCGAGTGGATCCTGCGCGACGCGGCCTGTGTGGGCGTGGTCGTGGAGGACGAGCTGGGCGTGATGACGGTCGGCTCGGTGTGCGCCAAGCTCCCGCTGCTGCGGCACGTCTGGCAGTTGGACGCCGAGTCGCTGCCCCAACTCGTCGAGATGGGCCGGGACGTGCCGGACGCGACGGTGGACTCGCTGCGCCGCATCGTCATGCCGGACTCCACCGCCGTGATCGCCTACACCTCCGGCACCACCGGCCGGCCCCGGGGCTGCGCGCTCTCCCACCGCAGTCTGGCCAGCCCCTGCGACGTCCTGCTCGCCGGGTGGCGGCAGACGGCGGCGGCACCCGGTGAACAGCCCGCGATCCTCGCCTTCCTGCCCTTCTCGCACGTCTACGGTCTGATGATCCAGGGGATGTGCCTGCGCGGCGGGATGCTCCTCGCGCACGAGCCGGAGCTGACCGAGCAGGCGCTCTCCGACGCGATGCGCTCGTTCCGGCCGACGTTCCTCTACGGCGTCCCCTACGTCTTCGAGAAGATCTACAAGAACTTCCTGCGCAAGGCCCAACAGGCGGGCCGGGGCCCGCTGTTCGAGCGCGCGGTGCGCACCGCGCAGGACCACGCCCTCGCCGCCGAACGGCAGCGGCTGGGCACCGGCCCCGGTCCCGCCATGGACCTGAGGCTCCAACACGCCTTCTACGAGAAGGCGGTGTACCGCAAGCTGCGCGCGGCGCTCGGCGGCCGGGTGGGCGGCGGCTGCTCCGGCGGCTCCCCCCTCAACCGCGAGCTGACGCTGTTCTACGCGGGCATCGGCATCCTGATCCACGACGGGTACGGCCTGACCGAGACCGGCGGGGGCATCACCGCCCAGCCGGTGGGCCGGGAGAAGTTCGGCACCGTGGGCCGTCCGCTGCCGGGCACCGAGATCCGGGTGGCACGGGACGGGGAGATCCTGGTCAACGGGCCCTCGGTGTTCCAGGGCTATGTCAACGACGAGGCCGGCACCCGGGCCGCGCTGCAGGACGGCTGGCTGGCCACGGGCGACATCGGGCGGCTCGACAACGAGGGGTATCTGTCGATCACCGGCCGCAAGAAGGAGATCATCATCACCAGCGGGGGCAAGGGCGTGGCCCCGGCGCCGCTGGAGGAGCAGCTGCGGACGCATCCGCTGATCCACCAGGCGGTGGTCGTGGGCGACAACCGGCCCTGTGTGGGTGCCCTGATCACCCTGGACCCGGAGTTCCTCGCGCACTGGCGGGGTTCGCTGTCGGCGCCGGGTGAGCTGCTGGGCCGGGAGGCGCGGGAGGAGAACGCGCTGCGGCAGGAGGTGCTGCGGGCGATCGCCGCGGCGAACAGCACGGTGTCGCGCTCGGAGTCGATCCGTGTCTACCGCATCCTGTCCGAGCCGTTCGACCTCGCCAACGGCTTGCTGACACCGTCGATGAAGCTGCGCCGGGACACCATCGTGCAGCGGTACGAGGCGGAGATCGAGGCGATGTACGCGACCTCGGCGCGAGCCGTGCGCCGCGCCGCCTCGGAGGAGCTCACGGGCTGGGACGACTCGGACTCCGACGACGTGTTCCGCCGGATGCGGCACTGA